In Daphnia magna isolate NIES linkage group LG7, ASM2063170v1.1, whole genome shotgun sequence, a single genomic region encodes these proteins:
- the LOC116926324 gene encoding actin-related protein 6, with protein MAAKHIFVLDNGGFNIKAGFANNSEPRVMPNAVMKAKSERRRPFIGDQLDECRDVSGLYYILPVQKGYLINWDTQKDVWDYLMGKDCFNVHINSMSLVLTQPYLNFQSVQEGLSEYWFEEMECESFLTINPGTLSAYKYGKENPSELCCLVVDCGYSFTHLIPYVQGKKITEFVHRIEIGGKMLTNHLKDIISYRQLNVMDETYVINQLKEDTCFVSTDFNGDMAIAQKKGKDNPYVVDYVLPDFTTIRRGYVRPKDEAGSGEQVIRMNNERFAVPELLFHPSDIGIQQMGISEAIVYVIEQFPSEVQYHLYKNVLLIGGSCSLPNFKERVEKDVRTMAPAECEVRINLASNPVTDAWRGGCVLTKDPQFSSQLVTRREYEEHGFSLCLQRFDV; from the exons ATGGCTGCCAAACATATCTTTGTACTGGACAATGGCGGATTTAACATAAAAGCCGGCTTTGCAAATAATTCAGAACCACG GGTTATGCCCAATGCAGTGATGAAAGCAAAGAGTGAACGAAGGAGACCATTCATAGGGGATCAGCTTGATGAATGTCGTGATGTTTCTGGCCTCTACTACATACTCCCTGTTCAAAAA GGCTATCTGATAAACTGGGACACCCAAAAAGATGTGTGGGATTACTTGATGGGGAAAGACTGTTTTAATGTTCACATCAATAGTATGTCACTTGTTTTGACTCAACCATATTTAAATTTCCAATCTGTGCAAGAAGGATTAAGTGAATACTGGTTTGAAGAAATGGAATGTGAATCATTTTTAACAATCAACC CTGGAACATTGAGCGCCTACAAATATGGAAAGGAAAACCCCTCAGAACTCTGCTGCTTGGTTGTGGATTGTGGTTACAGTTTTACACATCTGATCCCTTACGTACAAGGAAAGAAAATCACAGAATTTGTTCATAGAATTGAAATTGGTGGGAAAATGTTGACTAACCATTTGAAAGACATAATTTCGTATCG gCAATTGAATGTCATGGATGAAACGTACGTGATCAACCAGTTGAAAGAAGACACCTGCTTTGTGTCGACAGATTTCAATGGCGACATGGCGATAGCTcaaaagaaagggaaagacAATCCATACGTCGTAGATTACGTCCTTCCAGACTTCACAACCATTCGGAGAGGGTATGTGCGACCGAAAGATGAAGCAGGGTCAGGTGAACAG GTTATCAGGATGAATAATGAAAGGTTCGCTGTCCCCGAGTTACTCTTCCACCCATCCGATATTGGAATCCAGCAGATGGGTATATCAGAAGCCATCGTCTACGTGATTGAACAGTTTCCATCGGAAGTGCAGTATCATTTGTACAAGAACGTTCTACTGATTGGCGGATCCTGCTCTTTGCCCAACTTTAAAGAAAGGGTTGAAAAAGATGTGCGGACAATGGCTCCGGCCGAGTGCGAAGTTCGCATCAATTTGGCATCCAA CCCAGTCACAGATGCCTGGCGTGGTGGCTGTGTCTTAACAAAAGATCCCCAGTTTTCTTCCCAGTTGGTGACACGCCGAGAATACGAAGAACATGGATTTTCATTGTGTCTGCAACGATTCGATGTGTGA
- the LOC116926329 gene encoding uncharacterized protein LOC116926329, giving the protein MYKPVPQVQSCNEGEDSESELFNSSTLNFEEKSPQYGNSRGVAPQQQLEQPSMSTGRKIALTFSIVNCVVFIVLFLWILPCNFDTCKAPPHVKTKDWEVNLVGKGVQAMAMASSPTSRLKEMVILLSSETSHLVSSPYCFSNESNSLLGIRAADGKLVWEKNFTDAIQFINCSLIDVNNDGVDDCLLFPVAKSLSSLNSLTGAIMWEFHVPPYDLKTKEDLDLQILDIDALADLDNDTIPDLAIITSDSKVKFFIGISGRNGELLWRFPLNTSCIPIGQSMSITYVMSNPCLKEPPDFDRKNITSRFLTYGRSPSPPNLPPCLKCDALTNGIPKTRYLFHRSANDFLVRAVVDCSTLGTTVKKTILDI; this is encoded by the exons ATGTATAAGCCGGTCCCACAAGTGCAATCCTGCAATGAAGGCGAAGATTCCGAAAGTGAATTGTTTAACTCATCGACCCTCAACTTTGAAGAAAAGTCTCCACAGTATG GAAATTCAAGGGGAGTTGCCCCTCAACAGCAATTGGAGCAACCTTCCATGTCAACAGGAAGGAAAATTGCCCTGACATTTTCAATAGTTAACTGTGTAGTATTCATAGTCCTGTTTCTGTGGATTCTGCCCTGTAATTTTGACACATGTAAAGCTCCACCTCATGTGAAAACCAAAGATTGGGAAGTGAACCTTGTTGGAAAAG GAGTGCAGGCAATGGCAATGGCATCTTCACCAACAAGCAGATTAAAGGAAATGGTGATTTTGCTAAGCAGTGAAACTAGCCACTTAGTTTCCAGCCCTTATTGCTTCAGTAATGAATCCAATTCTTTGCTTGGCATCCGTGCTGCAGATGGAAAATTAGTTTGGGAGAAAAATTTTACAGATGCAATTCAGTTCATCAACTGTTCCCTAATTGACGTCAATAATGATGGTGTTGATGACTGCTTATTGTTTCCTGTAGCCAAAAGTCTCTCATCGTTGAACTCACTAACTG GAGCAATAATGTGGGAATTCCATGTTCCTCCCTATGAtcttaaaacaaaagaagatttaGACTTGCAAATACTTGATATCGATGCGTTAGCTGATCTCGATAATGATACCATTCCAGATCTTGCCATCATTACAAGTGATTCGAAGGTGAAATTTTTCATCGGCATATCGGGCAGAAATGGAGAATTGCTTTGGCGATTCCCTTTAAATACAAGCTGTATTCCAATCGGCCAGTCGATGTCTATTACATACGTAATGTCTAATCCCTGTCTGAAAGAACCTCCAG ATTTTGATAGGAAGAACATAACTAGTCGATTTTTGACTTATGGACGATCACCCTCGCCACCGAATCTTCCTCCATGTCTGAAATGTGATGCACTCACCAATGGAATTCCCAAAACACGAT atttatttCATCGAAGCGCGAATGATTTCTTAGTTAGAGCTGTGGTTGACTGCTCTACCTTAGGCACCACAGTAAAAAAGACAATTCTTGATATTTAG
- the LOC116926316 gene encoding BDNF/NT-3 growth factors receptor isoform X2 has translation MPNPWELTMQNRCLYSCYENGSNWKQEIGEGCFDNSQAVAIKVLKTPSPGIASITAERELLREARTMASFSHENILTLHGIVINECNMGSWLVFEYMELGDLAQLLRSSNGYSRSKEKESHSSTRYLVQEDLPPIAEQIANGMKYLSSRNFVHRDLACRNCLVGERPSLQPTEDLSNLIIKISDFGMSRDLHSNEYYKMGGSRFLPVRWMPPEAILYGKFSEQSDVWSFGVLLWEIFSMGAIPYYGHANEEVVTMILGSIYLEPPNSAPPLIRQLMIEHCWKKVPSDRLSFTEIHAKLTGFSSASPPEESQVTSHRYVYLQPLPDLEQ, from the exons ATGCCCAATCCCTGGGAATTGACAATGCAGAACAGGTGTCTTTATTCCTGTTACGAGAATGGATCGAACTGGAAGCAAGAGATTGGTGAAGGTTGTTTTG ATAACAGCCAAGCAGTAGCAATTAAAGTGCTTAAAACTCCATCACCTGGAATCGCTTCTATAACCGCCGAAAGAGAACTACTCCGTGAAGCCAGAACGATGGCTTCATTCTCACACGAAAATATCTTGACTTTACATGGTATTGTTATCAACG AGTGCAACATGGGATCCTGGTTGGTGTTTGAATACATGGAGCTGGGTGACCTTGCTCAATTACTGCGCTCTTCTAATGGTTACTCACgttccaaagaaaaagaaagtcatTCGTCTACACGATATTTGGTTcag GAGGACCTGCCTCCGATAGCAGAACAAATCGCTAATGGAATGAAATATCTTTCGTCACGAAATTTCGTTCACCGTGATCTAGCGTGCCGCAATTGTCTGGTGGGAGAACGACCATCTCTCCAACCAACAGAGGATCTATCAAATCTAATCATCAAAATATCCGATTTCG GAATGAGCAGAGATCTTCATAGCAATGAATACTACAAG ATGGGAGGCTCGCGATTCTTACCCGTCAGATGGATGCCTCCGGAAGCGATTCTGTATGGCAAGTTCAGTGAACAATCGGATGTTTGGTCCTTTGGAGTCCTTCTTTGGGAAATTTTCTCAATGGGTGCCATACCTTACTATGGCCACGCTAATGAAGAG GTAGTCACTATGATACTGGGTTCCATTTATCTGGAACCACCGAATTCTGCGCCTCCACTGATTCGCCAGCTGATGATCGAACATTGTTGGAAGAAGGTGCCATCTGATCGTCTCTCCTTTACGGAGATTCATGCTAAGCTCACTGGGTTTTCGAGTGCATCACCGCCAGAGGAATCTCAAGTAACTTCTCACCGTTATGTTTACCTTCAACCGTTACCTGATCTAGAACAATAG
- the LOC116926316 gene encoding tyrosine-protein kinase transmembrane receptor Ror isoform X1, protein MPNPWELTMQNRCLYSCYENGSNWKQEIGEGCFGKVFRGRLRRPESSLPPSDPSYIKVDNSQAVAIKVLKTPSPGIASITAERELLREARTMASFSHENILTLHGIVINECNMGSWLVFEYMELGDLAQLLRSSNGYSRSKEKESHSSTRYLVQEDLPPIAEQIANGMKYLSSRNFVHRDLACRNCLVGERPSLQPTEDLSNLIIKISDFGMSRDLHSNEYYKMGGSRFLPVRWMPPEAILYGKFSEQSDVWSFGVLLWEIFSMGAIPYYGHANEEVVTMILGSIYLEPPNSAPPLIRQLMIEHCWKKVPSDRLSFTEIHAKLTGFSSASPPEESQVTSHRYVYLQPLPDLEQ, encoded by the exons ATGCCCAATCCCTGGGAATTGACAATGCAGAACAGGTGTCTTTATTCCTGTTACGAGAATGGATCGAACTGGAAGCAAGAGATTGGTGAAGGTTGTTTTGGTAAAGTATTCCGCGGTCGTCTCCGACGTCCTGAGTCATCACTACCGCCATCTGATCCATCCTACATCAAAGTAGATAACAGCCAAGCAGTAGCAATTAAAGTGCTTAAAACTCCATCACCTGGAATCGCTTCTATAACCGCCGAAAGAGAACTACTCCGTGAAGCCAGAACGATGGCTTCATTCTCACACGAAAATATCTTGACTTTACATGGTATTGTTATCAACG AGTGCAACATGGGATCCTGGTTGGTGTTTGAATACATGGAGCTGGGTGACCTTGCTCAATTACTGCGCTCTTCTAATGGTTACTCACgttccaaagaaaaagaaagtcatTCGTCTACACGATATTTGGTTcag GAGGACCTGCCTCCGATAGCAGAACAAATCGCTAATGGAATGAAATATCTTTCGTCACGAAATTTCGTTCACCGTGATCTAGCGTGCCGCAATTGTCTGGTGGGAGAACGACCATCTCTCCAACCAACAGAGGATCTATCAAATCTAATCATCAAAATATCCGATTTCG GAATGAGCAGAGATCTTCATAGCAATGAATACTACAAG ATGGGAGGCTCGCGATTCTTACCCGTCAGATGGATGCCTCCGGAAGCGATTCTGTATGGCAAGTTCAGTGAACAATCGGATGTTTGGTCCTTTGGAGTCCTTCTTTGGGAAATTTTCTCAATGGGTGCCATACCTTACTATGGCCACGCTAATGAAGAG GTAGTCACTATGATACTGGGTTCCATTTATCTGGAACCACCGAATTCTGCGCCTCCACTGATTCGCCAGCTGATGATCGAACATTGTTGGAAGAAGGTGCCATCTGATCGTCTCTCCTTTACGGAGATTCATGCTAAGCTCACTGGGTTTTCGAGTGCATCACCGCCAGAGGAATCTCAAGTAACTTCTCACCGTTATGTTTACCTTCAACCGTTACCTGATCTAGAACAATAG
- the LOC116926308 gene encoding tyrosine-protein kinase transmembrane receptor Ror isoform X1, producing MKGAPDCPSARCGIDAGCRRESDGSFICICTHDLSFEKREKPCPRNIVSLNSSPFPGNNKARITIHRNVLRDHNQLLNNIFKASSTETPDSNQGYSDVKSVVLVYITPIIIAILLIGLAIISIRSIRWIRIYRMNNRIKFGLRFLGRNVVQNKSLATNMNHVENADAEPGTGHLTLFLLREWIELEQEIGEGCFGKVFRGRLRRPDSSLLPSDPSYIHVESNQAVAIKVLKTPSPAISSGTADREFLREAETVASFSHENILALHGVVINEFNIGPWLAFEYMELGDLAQLLRSVNGFPGFNKHDNSTSKRSVNQDDLYSIAKQVANGMNYLVSRNFVHRDLACRNCLVGERPFLHPAAISARSNLIIKISDFGMSRDLHCNDYYKMGASRLLPVRWMPPEAIVYGKFSEKSDVWSYGVFLWETFSMGAIPYYGHSNEEVITMIVNCILLEPSDSTPSAIRQLMSGCWKTLPSDRFTFSEINARLHELSNKVLWGETEVTPDSYVYLQTLPDTDSIMPGTMIHVLTDGVYSIGNISPIIMIAWLITQLTLHLCILYSEGKTIV from the exons ATGAAAGGTGCACCTGACTGTCCATCGGCTCGTTGTGGAATAGACGCCGGTTGCAGGAGAGAGTCAGATGGCTCGTTCATCTGTATTTGCACCCATGATTTAAGCTTTGAAAAACGTGAGAAACCCTGCCCACGGAACATTG TGAGTTTAAACAGTTCCCCATTTCCTGGCAACAATAAGGCAAGGATCACCATCCACCGAAATGTGTTACGCGACCACAACCAACTATTGAATAACATCTTTAAG GCATCTTCAACGGAGACGCCTGATAGTAATCAAGGCTACTCGGATGTAAAATCTGTGGTCTTAGTTTACATAACACCCATAATTATCGCCATATTGCTGATTGGATTGGCAATTATCTCAATCCGGTCAATCCGTTGGATAAGAATTTATCGCATGAACAACAGAATTAAATTCGGTTTACGATTTTTAGGCAGAAATGTCGTCCAAAACAAATCTTTAGCAACCAATATGAATCACGTGGAAAACGCGGATGCTGAACCAGGCACGGGTCACCTCACATTATTCCTGCTGCGTGAATGGATCGAACTGGAACAAGAAATTGGCGAAGGCTGTTTTGGTAAAGTCTTCCGTGGTCGACTAAGGCGCCCCGATTCGTCCCTACTGCCATCTGATCCGTCCTACATTCATGTGGAAAGCAACCAAGCAGTAGCAATTAAAGTGCTTAAAACTCCATCACCAGCAATCTCTTCTGGAACTGCCGATCGGGAGTTTCTCCGAGAAGCCGAAACAGTAGCATCGTTCTCGCACGAGAATATCCTGGCTTTACACGGTGTTGTTATCAATG AATTCAACATTGGACCTTGGTTGGCATTTGAATACATGGAACTTGGTGACCTCGCCCAACTATTACGTTCAGTCAACGGCTTTCCAGGTTTTAATAAACATGACAACTCCACATCCAAGCGATCTGTAAACCAG GACGATTTATATTCGATAGCCAAGCAAGTCGCTAATGGAATGAATTACCTTGTCTCGCGAAATTTCGTCCATCGTGATCTAGCATGTCGCAATTGCCTGGTGGGTGAACGGCCATTCCTCCATCCAGCAGCTATCAGCGCCAGGTCGAACCTAATCATCAAAATATCTGATTTTG GAATGAGCAGAGATCTTCATTGCAATGATTACTACAAA ATGGGAGCCTCACGACTCTTGCCTGTCAGATGGATGCCTCCGGAAGCAATTGTTTATGGTAAATTTAGCGAAAAATCGGATGTTTGGTCTTATGGAGTCTTTCTTTGGGAGACTTTTTCGATGGGTGCGATACCGTATTATGGCCATTCTAATGAAGAG GTGATTACAATGATTGTGAACTGCATCCTTTTGGAACCATCTGATTCTACTCCGTCTGCCATCCGCCAATTGATGTCTGGATGTTGGAAGACGTTGCCATCTGACCGTTTTACCTTTTCAGAGATAAACGCAAGGCTCCACGAACTTTCGAATAAAGTACTATGGGGAGAAACAGAAGTTACGCCTGACAGTTATGTTTATCTTCAAACGTTACCTGACACGGattc TATAATGCCTGGTACAATGATTCACGTACTTACCGATGGTGTTTACAGTATAGGTAACATATCACCAATTATTATGATAGCTTGGCTAATAACCCAGTTAACTTTGCATTTATGTATTTTGTATTCTGAAGGGAAAACCATTGTTTGA
- the LOC116926308 gene encoding tyrosine-protein kinase transmembrane receptor Ror isoform X2: MKGAPDCPSARCGIDAGCRRESDGSFICICTHDLSFEKREKPCPRNIVSLNSSPFPGNNKARITIHRNVLRDHNQLLNNIFKASSTETPDSNQGYSDVKSVVLVYITPIIIAILLIGLAIISIRSIRWIRIYRMNNRIKFGLRFLGRNVVQNKSLATNMNHVENADAEPGTGHLTLFLLREWIELEQEIGEGCFGKVFRGRLRRPDSSLLPSDPSYIHVESNQAVAIKVLKTPSPAISSGTADREFLREAETVASFSHENILALHGVVINEFNIGPWLAFEYMELGDLAQLLRSVNGFPGFNKHDNSTSKRSVNQDDLYSIAKQVANGMNYLVSRNFVHRDLACRNCLVGERPFLHPAAISARSNLIIKISDFGMSRDLHCNDYYKMGASRLLPVRWMPPEAIVYGKFSEKSDVWSYGVFLWETFSMGAIPYYGHSNEEVITMIVNCILLEPSDSTPSAIRQLMSGCWKTLPSDRFTFSEINARLHELSNKVLWGETEVTPDSYVYLQTLPDTDSIMPGTMIHVLTDGVYSIGKTIV; the protein is encoded by the exons ATGAAAGGTGCACCTGACTGTCCATCGGCTCGTTGTGGAATAGACGCCGGTTGCAGGAGAGAGTCAGATGGCTCGTTCATCTGTATTTGCACCCATGATTTAAGCTTTGAAAAACGTGAGAAACCCTGCCCACGGAACATTG TGAGTTTAAACAGTTCCCCATTTCCTGGCAACAATAAGGCAAGGATCACCATCCACCGAAATGTGTTACGCGACCACAACCAACTATTGAATAACATCTTTAAG GCATCTTCAACGGAGACGCCTGATAGTAATCAAGGCTACTCGGATGTAAAATCTGTGGTCTTAGTTTACATAACACCCATAATTATCGCCATATTGCTGATTGGATTGGCAATTATCTCAATCCGGTCAATCCGTTGGATAAGAATTTATCGCATGAACAACAGAATTAAATTCGGTTTACGATTTTTAGGCAGAAATGTCGTCCAAAACAAATCTTTAGCAACCAATATGAATCACGTGGAAAACGCGGATGCTGAACCAGGCACGGGTCACCTCACATTATTCCTGCTGCGTGAATGGATCGAACTGGAACAAGAAATTGGCGAAGGCTGTTTTGGTAAAGTCTTCCGTGGTCGACTAAGGCGCCCCGATTCGTCCCTACTGCCATCTGATCCGTCCTACATTCATGTGGAAAGCAACCAAGCAGTAGCAATTAAAGTGCTTAAAACTCCATCACCAGCAATCTCTTCTGGAACTGCCGATCGGGAGTTTCTCCGAGAAGCCGAAACAGTAGCATCGTTCTCGCACGAGAATATCCTGGCTTTACACGGTGTTGTTATCAATG AATTCAACATTGGACCTTGGTTGGCATTTGAATACATGGAACTTGGTGACCTCGCCCAACTATTACGTTCAGTCAACGGCTTTCCAGGTTTTAATAAACATGACAACTCCACATCCAAGCGATCTGTAAACCAG GACGATTTATATTCGATAGCCAAGCAAGTCGCTAATGGAATGAATTACCTTGTCTCGCGAAATTTCGTCCATCGTGATCTAGCATGTCGCAATTGCCTGGTGGGTGAACGGCCATTCCTCCATCCAGCAGCTATCAGCGCCAGGTCGAACCTAATCATCAAAATATCTGATTTTG GAATGAGCAGAGATCTTCATTGCAATGATTACTACAAA ATGGGAGCCTCACGACTCTTGCCTGTCAGATGGATGCCTCCGGAAGCAATTGTTTATGGTAAATTTAGCGAAAAATCGGATGTTTGGTCTTATGGAGTCTTTCTTTGGGAGACTTTTTCGATGGGTGCGATACCGTATTATGGCCATTCTAATGAAGAG GTGATTACAATGATTGTGAACTGCATCCTTTTGGAACCATCTGATTCTACTCCGTCTGCCATCCGCCAATTGATGTCTGGATGTTGGAAGACGTTGCCATCTGACCGTTTTACCTTTTCAGAGATAAACGCAAGGCTCCACGAACTTTCGAATAAAGTACTATGGGGAGAAACAGAAGTTACGCCTGACAGTTATGTTTATCTTCAAACGTTACCTGACACGGattc TATAATGCCTGGTACAATGATTCACGTACTTACCGATGGTGTTTACAGTATAG GGAAAACCATTGTTTGA